The following are encoded together in the bacterium genome:
- the gap gene encoding type I glyceraldehyde-3-phosphate dehydrogenase, which translates to MGLRIGINGFGRIGRLFFRVAAERGHEVVAVNDLVPADNLAYLLSYDTTHRRFRLDGKLADVQAVGEDGFTVNGRKTATMSERDPAKLPWKSMGVDFVLESTGLFTDFESAHKHVTAGAQRVVVSAPTKSGPDQVPTFVMGVNSDTFDPGKHTVVSNASCTTNCLAPVAKVVNDAFGIDEGLMTTVHAVTATQPTQDGPSKKDWRGGRNAYQNIIPAATGAAKAVTLAIPALKGKLTGMAFRVPTMDVSVVDLTFRSGKATSLRDINAAVKAAADGPLRGILGYTDEEVVSSDFIGDRRSSIYDAAAGIELNDRFFKVVSWYDNEAGYATRCVDLMEHMAKKAG; encoded by the coding sequence CGCATCGGGCGGCTCTTCTTCCGTGTAGCGGCGGAGCGCGGGCACGAGGTCGTCGCGGTGAACGACCTGGTTCCCGCCGACAACCTCGCCTACCTCCTCTCCTACGACACCACGCACCGCCGCTTTCGGCTGGACGGCAAGCTCGCGGACGTGCAGGCGGTGGGCGAGGACGGATTCACGGTGAACGGCAGGAAGACCGCCACCATGTCCGAGCGCGACCCGGCGAAGCTCCCCTGGAAGTCCATGGGGGTCGATTTCGTCCTCGAGTCGACGGGGCTCTTCACCGACTTCGAGAGCGCCCACAAGCACGTGACGGCCGGCGCCCAGCGCGTCGTCGTCTCGGCGCCCACCAAGAGCGGCCCCGATCAGGTCCCGACCTTCGTCATGGGCGTCAACTCCGACACCTTCGACCCCGGCAAGCACACGGTCGTCAGCAACGCGAGCTGCACCACCAACTGCCTCGCCCCGGTGGCCAAGGTCGTCAACGACGCCTTCGGCATCGACGAAGGCCTGATGACGACGGTGCACGCCGTCACGGCGACGCAGCCGACCCAGGACGGCCCGTCGAAGAAGGACTGGCGCGGCGGCCGCAACGCCTACCAGAACATCATCCCCGCCGCGACGGGCGCCGCGAAGGCGGTGACGCTCGCGATCCCCGCCCTGAAGGGCAAGCTGACGGGCATGGCGTTCCGCGTTCCGACGATGGACGTCTCGGTCGTCGACCTGACCTTCCGCAGCGGCAAGGCGACCAGCCTCCGGGACATCAACGCCGCCGTGAAGGCCGCCGCCGACGGCCCCCTGCGCGGCATCCTCGGCTACACCGACGAGGAGGTCGTCTCGAGCGACTTCATCGGCGACCGTCGCAGCTCCATCTACGATGCCGCCGCCGGCATCGAGCTGAACGACCGCTTCTTCAAGGTCGTCAGCTGGTACGACAACGAGGCCGGCTACGCGACCCGCTGCGTCGACCTCATGGAGCACATGGCGAAGAAAGCGGGCTGA
- a CDS encoding M48 family metalloprotease, which yields MRALLFLFVLASAVACAVNPVTRRPEVTLISASREKEIGQEQAQIVAESMGIVRDPQLTAYVAQVGARVAARSPRRDVTYVFQIVDSDEPNAFALPGGTVYVSRGMLALLESEDELAGVLGHEIAHIAAKHAVQRVSRAAPLGVVTGLGAAVTGLVSPQLGNLVAGAGLAANEAMLAPYGRAQELEADRVGAAMAADAGYDPAALVRALAALTQDDERRGDDRRPDWFTTHPPLPRREQEAAAEATRLTRAAPDPVAATPADFLRRLDGLVIGDDPAQGVIDGSRVLHPLLGFALTFPQGWELENAPTSIGARPPRGTQAALVLAGAGQGDDPAAALEPGVRAQVGTPGGITRTTIDGLPALHVVGLTQAEDGTQVVIDITLIAFRGAIYQVAGAATRRDYAATRGDFERTAGSFRALTPAERAGIRVTRLRLVPARAGETVAQVSARAKSVWKGADAAARNGRDPGERLPAGTLVKVAVSEPYRG from the coding sequence ATGCGCGCGCTCCTCTTCCTCTTCGTCCTGGCGTCCGCCGTCGCGTGCGCCGTCAACCCCGTCACGCGGCGGCCCGAGGTGACGCTCATCTCGGCGTCGCGCGAGAAGGAGATCGGGCAGGAGCAGGCGCAGATCGTCGCGGAGTCGATGGGCATCGTCCGCGACCCGCAGTTGACCGCGTACGTCGCGCAGGTCGGGGCGCGGGTCGCGGCGCGCTCGCCGCGGCGTGACGTCACCTACGTCTTCCAGATCGTCGACAGCGACGAGCCCAACGCCTTCGCGCTGCCGGGCGGCACCGTCTACGTGTCGCGCGGCATGCTGGCGTTGCTCGAGAGCGAGGACGAGCTGGCCGGCGTCCTCGGGCACGAGATCGCGCACATCGCGGCCAAGCACGCGGTGCAGCGGGTGTCGCGTGCTGCGCCGCTCGGGGTCGTCACCGGCCTTGGGGCCGCGGTCACGGGTCTCGTGAGCCCGCAGCTCGGCAACCTCGTCGCCGGGGCGGGGCTCGCGGCCAACGAAGCCATGCTGGCGCCCTACGGCCGCGCCCAGGAGCTCGAGGCCGACCGCGTCGGTGCGGCGATGGCGGCGGACGCCGGCTACGACCCCGCGGCGCTCGTGCGTGCGCTCGCGGCGCTCACGCAGGACGACGAGCGGCGCGGCGACGACCGTCGTCCCGACTGGTTCACCACCCATCCGCCCCTGCCGCGCCGCGAGCAGGAGGCCGCCGCCGAGGCGACGCGACTCACGCGCGCCGCGCCGGATCCGGTCGCGGCGACGCCGGCCGATTTCCTGCGCCGGCTCGACGGGCTCGTGATCGGGGACGATCCGGCCCAGGGCGTGATCGACGGCAGCCGCGTCCTGCACCCGCTGCTGGGCTTCGCCCTCACCTTCCCGCAGGGCTGGGAGCTGGAGAACGCCCCGACGAGCATCGGCGCCCGTCCGCCGCGGGGCACGCAGGCGGCGCTCGTGCTCGCCGGTGCGGGACAGGGCGACGATCCCGCCGCGGCGCTCGAGCCGGGCGTCCGCGCCCAGGTCGGCACGCCCGGCGGCATCACGCGCACCACGATCGACGGGTTGCCGGCCCTGCACGTGGTCGGGCTGACGCAGGCGGAGGACGGCACCCAGGTCGTGATCGACATCACGCTGATCGCGTTCCGCGGCGCCATCTACCAGGTGGCGGGCGCCGCCACCCGACGCGACTACGCGGCCACGCGCGGCGACTTCGAGCGCACCGCGGGTTCGTTTCGCGCGCTGACGCCGGCGGAGCGCGCCGGCATCCGGGTGACGCGGCTGCGGCTCGTCCCGGCGCGCGCCGGCGAGACCGTGGCGCAGGTGAGCGCGCGCGCGAAGAGCGTCTGGAAGGGCGCCGACGCCGCGGCCCGCAACGGCCGCGATCCCGGCGAGCGGCTGCCGGCCGGGACGCTCGTGAAGGTCGCGGTCTCCGAGCCGTACCGCGGCTGA
- a CDS encoding alkaline phosphatase D family protein: protein MSLHVRPLTLGIALLVLLVALPAAAADRLLEGTTLRLRQRPAGSLHLRSHDATIAPPTAPPGDGELWIATGAGVDLAIPLPASGWRPVRTGGYRFRSRALRSLLLAPGRLRIVGKGVRLDLAASPKPVDVVLRLGDERFCFRFGGRTVHRPGVRFRADAAPAPASCGAFGVDAGPDRSATACETVTLAASVGGDVASLRWEAVTTVPPVALTASGATAVVQAPAVAVPTDVHVRVVAIDRNGNEAADEVTLTVQPAPREAGLANGMAPDCAPFRHGVASGDPRADGVVLWTRLTPGSGAQRASATWEMAADAAFATPVAGGVVETDADRDFTVKVDVGGLAAATTYWYRFRDAQGRVSAPGRTRTAPLAAGERLRFAVASCSSIYSGYFNAYRRIAERTDLDLVIHLGDYLYDFVDPDEQVRVPTPFPAQPADLAEWRARHAYYLFDPDLRWARARHPWAVVWDNHDVEYARPPDYEGSVQAFREWIPLRDVPPARPETIYRTLAFGPLADVLLLDTLLHRNQELVPGTLEPSILGSTQFDWLAAEVRRSTAAWRILGSQKLVATARVNPDFTEIFDGERRDVFDRGSWDGFPADRTRVFALLGEQGDDNVAVSGDSHISIAGDLVDDPANPDHPYDPTTSNASVGVELLPTSISRGNFDEALGAAAPPEVYAFVIGDTLPRNPHARYLEITRHGYGILDITAERVIGEIWYSPILTRADDEELGVRLTIRRGTGRWER, encoded by the coding sequence ATGTCGCTCCACGTCCGCCCGCTCACGCTCGGCATCGCCCTGCTGGTGCTCCTCGTCGCCCTCCCGGCCGCGGCCGCCGATCGGCTCCTCGAAGGCACGACCCTGCGCCTGAGACAGCGACCCGCCGGCTCGCTGCACCTCCGCTCGCACGACGCGACGATCGCGCCTCCGACCGCGCCCCCCGGTGACGGCGAGCTGTGGATCGCGACGGGGGCCGGGGTGGATCTCGCCATACCGCTGCCGGCGTCGGGCTGGCGACCGGTACGCACCGGCGGCTACCGCTTCCGCAGCCGTGCGCTGCGGTCGCTCCTCCTGGCGCCGGGACGCCTGCGCATCGTCGGCAAGGGCGTCAGGCTCGACCTCGCCGCGTCGCCGAAGCCGGTCGACGTCGTGCTGCGGCTCGGTGACGAGCGCTTCTGCTTTCGCTTCGGCGGCCGCACCGTACACCGGCCCGGCGTGCGCTTCCGCGCCGATGCAGCGCCGGCACCCGCGTCCTGCGGCGCGTTCGGGGTCGACGCGGGTCCCGATCGGAGCGCCACGGCCTGCGAGACGGTGACGCTCGCCGCCAGCGTCGGGGGAGACGTCGCGAGCCTGCGCTGGGAAGCCGTCACCACGGTTCCGCCGGTCGCGCTCACGGCCAGCGGCGCGACCGCGGTGGTGCAGGCGCCGGCGGTCGCGGTCCCAACCGACGTGCACGTGCGCGTCGTCGCGATCGACCGCAACGGCAACGAGGCCGCCGACGAGGTGACGCTCACCGTCCAGCCCGCCCCTCGCGAGGCAGGCCTCGCGAACGGCATGGCCCCCGACTGCGCCCCCTTTCGCCATGGCGTCGCCTCGGGAGACCCGCGTGCCGACGGGGTCGTTCTCTGGACGCGACTCACGCCCGGGAGCGGCGCTCAGCGAGCCTCCGCCACCTGGGAGATGGCCGCCGACGCGGCGTTCGCGACGCCGGTCGCCGGCGGCGTGGTCGAGACCGACGCCGATCGGGATTTCACCGTGAAGGTGGACGTCGGCGGGCTCGCCGCCGCCACCACGTACTGGTACCGGTTCCGCGACGCCCAGGGCCGCGTCTCGGCGCCGGGCCGCACCCGCACGGCGCCGCTCGCGGCCGGCGAGCGGCTGCGCTTCGCCGTCGCCTCGTGCAGCAGCATCTACTCCGGCTACTTCAACGCGTACCGGCGCATCGCCGAGCGTACGGATCTCGACCTCGTCATCCACCTCGGCGACTACCTCTACGACTTCGTCGACCCGGACGAGCAGGTGCGGGTGCCGACGCCGTTCCCCGCGCAGCCCGCAGACCTCGCCGAGTGGCGTGCCCGGCACGCCTACTACCTCTTCGATCCCGACCTCCGCTGGGCACGGGCCAGGCATCCCTGGGCGGTCGTCTGGGACAATCACGACGTCGAGTACGCCCGCCCGCCCGACTACGAGGGCTCGGTCCAGGCGTTCCGCGAGTGGATCCCCCTGCGCGACGTCCCGCCCGCTCGCCCCGAGACGATCTACCGGACCCTCGCGTTCGGACCGCTCGCGGACGTCCTGCTGCTCGACACCCTGCTCCACCGCAACCAGGAGCTGGTGCCGGGTACGCTCGAGCCGAGCATCCTCGGCAGCACGCAGTTCGACTGGCTTGCGGCCGAGGTGCGCCGCTCCACCGCGGCGTGGCGCATCCTCGGAAGCCAGAAGCTGGTCGCGACCGCGCGCGTGAATCCGGACTTCACCGAGATATTCGACGGCGAGCGCCGCGACGTGTTCGACCGCGGCAGCTGGGACGGCTTCCCCGCCGACCGCACGCGCGTGTTCGCCCTGCTCGGCGAGCAGGGCGACGACAACGTGGCCGTGAGCGGCGACTCCCACATCTCGATCGCCGGCGATCTCGTCGACGACCCCGCCAACCCCGACCATCCGTACGATCCGACGACGAGCAACGCCTCGGTCGGCGTCGAGCTGCTGCCGACGAGCATCTCGCGCGGCAACTTCGACGAGGCTCTCGGCGCGGCGGCGCCGCCCGAGGTGTATGCATTCGTCATCGGCGACACGCTGCCGCGCAACCCGCATGCGCGCTACCTGGAGATCACCCGTCACGGCTACGGCATCCTCGACATCACGGCGGAGCGGGTGATCGGCGAGATCTGGTACTCGCCGATCCTCACCCGGGCCGACGACGAGGAGCTCGGGGTCCGCCTCACCATCCGCCGCGGCACGGGCAGATGGGAGCGGTGA
- a CDS encoding glycerate kinase yields MPIDRRGTLDALVDATGGRVRRVQCVDPLGRPSYARIGVLGDGVTAVVEMAEASGLARLTAAERDPERTTTLGTGELVRAALDGGARTLVVAIGGSATNDGGAGLLAALGARLLDAEDRPLPPGGAALARLARVDLSGLDPRLAGVRLRVACDVDNPLCGPHGASRVFGPQKGADPAAVERLDAALARYGAVLARAIGRDVATVAGSGAAGGLGAGLLACGAELERGVDLVLDTLRFDEHLRGAAWVFTGEGRLDAQTAGGKTIAGVVARAKRAGVPAIAFAGALAKGWEALLDRGLVAAFGIGAEPRSVDASLLEGPADLERTVAQVVRTIAAASGG; encoded by the coding sequence CTGCCGATTGACCGGCGAGGGACGCTCGACGCGCTGGTCGACGCGACCGGCGGGCGCGTGCGACGGGTGCAGTGCGTGGATCCGCTCGGGCGGCCGTCGTACGCGCGCATCGGCGTCCTCGGCGACGGCGTCACCGCCGTGGTCGAGATGGCCGAGGCGAGCGGCCTCGCCCGCCTGACGGCCGCCGAGCGCGATCCCGAGCGCACGACGACGCTGGGCACCGGCGAGCTCGTGCGCGCCGCGCTCGACGGCGGCGCGCGCACGCTGGTCGTCGCCATCGGCGGCAGCGCGACGAACGACGGCGGCGCCGGTCTGCTCGCGGCGCTCGGCGCGCGGCTGCTCGACGCCGAGGACCGTCCGCTGCCGCCGGGCGGCGCCGCCCTCGCGCGGCTCGCGCGCGTCGATCTGTCCGGGCTCGATCCGCGCCTCGCCGGCGTGCGGCTGCGCGTCGCCTGCGACGTCGACAATCCGCTCTGCGGGCCTCACGGCGCGAGCCGCGTGTTCGGGCCGCAGAAGGGCGCGGACCCCGCGGCGGTCGAGCGCCTCGACGCCGCGCTGGCGCGCTACGGTGCCGTGCTCGCACGGGCGATCGGTCGCGACGTCGCGACGGTAGCCGGCAGCGGCGCGGCGGGCGGGCTCGGCGCGGGCCTGCTCGCCTGCGGCGCCGAGCTGGAGCGCGGCGTCGACCTGGTGCTCGACACGCTGCGCTTCGACGAGCACCTGCGCGGCGCGGCGTGGGTGTTCACCGGCGAGGGGCGGCTCGACGCCCAGACGGCGGGCGGCAAGACGATCGCGGGCGTCGTCGCGCGCGCGAAACGGGCCGGCGTGCCGGCGATCGCCTTCGCCGGCGCGTTGGCGAAGGGGTGGGAGGCGCTGCTCGACCGCGGGCTCGTCGCCGCCTTCGGGATCGGCGCCGAGCCGCGGTCGGTCGACGCGAGCCTGCTCGAAGGCCCGGCCGACCTCGAGCGCACGGTCGCCCAGGTCGTGCGCACGATCGCCGCGGCCTCGGGAGGCTAG
- a CDS encoding aldo/keto reductase has protein sequence MSALPLRPLGTDGPAISTLGFGSWAAGGGGWAFGWGPQDDAESVAAIRHAVARGVGWVDTAAAYGLGHSEEVLGRALREIPVAERPLVFTKCGLVGDPAKPYDAPVRSLRPESIRAECDASLRRLGVERIDLYQFHWPDASGVPVEDSWGEMARLVAAGKVRHVGVSNFDVPLLERCARIRHVDSLQPPFSLIRREAAAELLPWCAAHGTGVLVYSPMQAGLLTDGFGPERLAAMANDDWRRRNVNFRAPALARNLALRDALRPVAARHATTVAAVAVAWTLAWPQVTGAIVGARTPAQVDGWVAAASLRLDAADLDAIAAAIARSEAGDGPGRPG, from the coding sequence ATGTCCGCCCTTCCCCTGCGTCCGCTCGGCACCGACGGTCCCGCGATCAGCACGCTCGGCTTCGGCTCCTGGGCGGCGGGCGGCGGCGGCTGGGCGTTCGGCTGGGGTCCGCAGGACGACGCCGAGTCGGTTGCCGCGATCCGCCACGCGGTCGCGCGCGGCGTCGGCTGGGTCGACACCGCCGCCGCCTACGGGCTCGGGCACTCCGAGGAGGTTCTCGGGCGCGCGCTGCGCGAGATCCCGGTCGCCGAGCGCCCGCTCGTGTTCACGAAGTGCGGACTCGTCGGCGATCCGGCGAAGCCGTACGACGCGCCGGTGCGCTCGCTGCGGCCCGAGTCGATCCGCGCCGAGTGCGACGCGTCGCTGCGCCGGCTCGGCGTCGAGCGCATCGACCTCTACCAGTTCCACTGGCCCGACGCGTCCGGCGTGCCCGTCGAGGACTCGTGGGGCGAGATGGCGCGGCTGGTCGCCGCCGGCAAGGTGCGTCACGTCGGCGTCTCCAACTTCGACGTCCCGCTGCTCGAGCGCTGCGCGCGGATCCGTCACGTCGACTCGCTCCAGCCGCCGTTCTCGCTGATCCGTCGCGAGGCCGCGGCCGAGCTCCTGCCGTGGTGCGCGGCGCACGGCACCGGCGTCCTCGTCTACAGCCCGATGCAGGCGGGGCTCCTCACCGACGGCTTCGGCCCCGAGCGGCTCGCCGCCATGGCCAACGACGACTGGCGGCGGCGCAACGTCAACTTCCGCGCGCCGGCGCTGGCGCGGAACCTCGCGCTGCGCGACGCGCTCCGTCCCGTCGCCGCGCGGCACGCCACGACGGTCGCCGCGGTGGCGGTGGCCTGGACGCTCGCCTGGCCGCAGGTGACGGGCGCGATCGTCGGGGCGCGCACCCCGGCGCAGGTCGACGGCTGGGTCGCGGCGGCGTCGCTGCGGCTCGACGCCGCGGACCTCGACGCGATCGCGGCCGCGATCGCGCGCAGCGAAGCCGGCGACGGTCCCGGCCGGCCCGGATGA
- a CDS encoding response regulator transcription factor, translating to MRILVVEDERKVASFLQRGLEAEGYSVEVAHDGDAGLARALSEPFDLLLLDVMLPGRDGMAVLRELRRESRTVPVLLLTARSATEDKVAGLDLGADDYLTKPFDWTELLARVRALLRRGVPGTPLVLVLADLSLDPATRRVTRAGQAIELTPREFALLDFFLRNPGRVLSRAVIAQHVWGISFDTFTNVIDVYVNYLRRKIDDGHAVKLLHTVRGVGYVLRDASREAPARGAD from the coding sequence ATGCGCATCCTGGTCGTCGAAGACGAGCGCAAGGTGGCGAGCTTCCTCCAGCGGGGGCTCGAGGCCGAGGGCTACTCGGTGGAGGTCGCCCACGACGGCGACGCCGGCCTCGCGCGCGCGCTGAGCGAGCCCTTCGACCTGCTGCTCCTCGACGTCATGCTGCCGGGCCGCGACGGCATGGCCGTGCTGCGCGAGCTGCGGCGCGAGAGCCGCACCGTGCCCGTCCTCCTGCTGACGGCGCGCAGCGCCACCGAGGACAAGGTCGCCGGCCTCGACCTCGGCGCCGACGACTACCTGACCAAGCCGTTCGATTGGACCGAGCTGCTCGCGCGCGTGCGCGCGCTGCTCCGCCGCGGCGTGCCCGGCACGCCGCTCGTCCTCGTGCTGGCCGACCTCTCGCTCGACCCGGCCACCCGCCGCGTGACCCGCGCCGGCCAGGCGATCGAGCTGACGCCGCGCGAGTTCGCGCTGCTCGATTTCTTCCTGCGCAACCCGGGCCGCGTGCTCTCGCGCGCCGTCATCGCCCAGCACGTGTGGGGCATCAGCTTCGACACCTTCACGAACGTCATCGACGTCTACGTCAACTACCTGCGCCGCAAGATCGACGACGGCCATGCGGTGAAGCTGCTGCACACCGTCCGCGGGGTGGGCTACGTGCTGAGGGATGCGAGCCGGGAAGCGCCGGCACGAGGCGCCGATTGA
- a CDS encoding HAMP domain-containing protein: protein MTAPGRRRTRSLRARLTLGYTAALGALLVLLGVAALHLLDRGLRANVDQSLESMAQAVVRAHQSAGAATAAQLEERLGRLLGPIGAEQFLQLLDPLGRPRFTPRRALALPLGATALANAEQGRETFETIPIPERGPVRVLTWPVMQRGRLVDVVQVAMPLSTVEAARKRFLLVLLGLAPIALAGVTVGGWLLTGRALAPVDAMTAAARRIGEGDLALRVPADGRDDELGRLAAVLNDMLARLERSLATARQLSADAAHELRTPLTILKGEIDVALRGEPSPGESRRVLGSLREEVDRLSGLVEDLLFLARSDAGAMTLAAEPIDLRAVVDDALPALQALGEQRGATVVRMPSPQALPVHGNVPMLLRVLLNLVDNATRHGGAGVHVGVNAVRDRSDAVLTVADDGVGIAPEDQARIFDRFYRADRARSGEGTGLGLALVRSIVELHHGTIEVDSAPGRGSRFRVRLPLA from the coding sequence TTGACGGCGCCCGGCCGCCGGCGCACCCGGAGCCTGCGCGCCCGCCTGACGCTCGGCTACACCGCGGCCCTCGGGGCGCTGCTCGTGCTCCTCGGCGTCGCCGCGCTGCACCTCCTCGACCGCGGGCTGCGGGCCAACGTCGACCAGTCGCTCGAATCGATGGCGCAGGCGGTCGTGCGCGCGCACCAGAGCGCCGGCGCCGCGACGGCGGCGCAGCTCGAGGAGCGGCTCGGTCGTCTCCTCGGTCCGATCGGCGCCGAGCAGTTCCTCCAGCTGCTCGACCCGCTCGGCCGCCCGCGCTTCACCCCGCGGCGGGCGCTCGCGCTGCCGCTCGGCGCGACGGCGCTCGCCAACGCCGAGCAGGGCCGCGAGACCTTCGAGACGATCCCCATCCCCGAGCGCGGCCCGGTGCGCGTGCTCACCTGGCCGGTGATGCAGCGCGGCCGGCTGGTCGACGTGGTCCAGGTCGCGATGCCGCTCTCCACCGTCGAGGCGGCGCGCAAGCGCTTCCTGCTCGTGCTGCTCGGGCTCGCGCCGATCGCGCTCGCCGGCGTGACCGTCGGCGGCTGGCTCCTCACCGGGCGGGCGCTCGCCCCGGTCGACGCGATGACGGCCGCGGCGCGCCGCATCGGCGAGGGCGACCTCGCGCTGCGCGTGCCGGCCGACGGCCGCGACGACGAGCTCGGCCGCCTCGCCGCCGTCCTGAACGACATGCTCGCGCGGCTCGAGCGCTCGCTCGCGACGGCGCGCCAGCTGAGCGCCGACGCCGCCCACGAGCTGCGCACGCCGCTCACGATCCTGAAGGGCGAGATCGACGTCGCCCTGCGCGGCGAGCCGTCGCCCGGCGAGTCGCGGCGGGTCCTCGGCAGCCTGCGCGAGGAGGTCGACCGGCTGAGCGGGCTGGTCGAGGACCTGCTCTTCCTCGCGCGCAGCGACGCCGGCGCCATGACGCTCGCGGCCGAGCCGATCGACCTGCGCGCGGTGGTCGACGACGCCCTGCCCGCGCTCCAGGCGCTCGGCGAGCAGCGCGGCGCGACCGTCGTGCGCATGCCGAGCCCGCAGGCGCTGCCGGTCCACGGCAACGTGCCGATGCTGCTGCGCGTGCTCCTGAACCTCGTCGACAACGCCACCCGGCACGGCGGTGCCGGCGTGCACGTCGGCGTCAACGCGGTCCGCGACCGCAGCGACGCCGTGCTCACCGTCGCCGACGACGGCGTGGGCATCGCGCCCGAGGACCAGGCGCGCATCTTCGACCGCTTCTATCGCGCCGACCGTGCGCGCAGCGGCGAAGGCACCGGCCTCGGCCTCGCCCTCGTGCGCTCCATCGTCGAGCTGCACCACGGCACGATCGAGGTCGACAGCGCGCCCGGCCGCGGCAGCCGCTTCCGCGTGCGGCTGCCGCTCGCGTAA
- a CDS encoding C40 family peptidase, translating into MRRVAAVVLAVLIAAVLTAPRAHASGCPARRAVTGRLPGVTPAQETLAYWLRVTGTRHDLDRPLLHARDAARQKAVAARFGADAGVLLAPPDERAVRAQVASLLDLLHQRAARGRWLDASGHPLDTSRLPRADAASLVLAPHVRVALARTLLRCMPLPRALRDAGDADRTDDVNACSAVAPQEAVQTLADGPGTLRLARTRSALGWIAADAPLSPPAGAGRRRGRAFLGDRRVRAAIYAAAPGPPRGRIEVPAGTLLPLAPGRTDRVLIATRDGVAEARRPAGLRAVPRIPTRRAVLTTAFAALGQPYGLGGAGGIDCSALLQDAFAAAGVALPRHSADQARAGVLSVDLRGLTPAQRQVRLDAADARGLVLLHLPGHVALYLGRNADGVPMTLHALGSYRTPCPDGRGETRQVVRRVVVSRLDLGAGTREGSLLERLDTLAVFGPSTAAPP; encoded by the coding sequence ATGCGCCGGGTCGCGGCCGTCGTCCTCGCCGTGCTGATCGCGGCCGTGCTCACGGCGCCGCGGGCACATGCCAGCGGATGTCCCGCACGCCGCGCCGTCACGGGTCGCCTGCCGGGCGTGACGCCCGCCCAGGAGACGCTCGCGTACTGGCTGCGCGTCACCGGCACACGACACGATCTCGACCGGCCGCTCCTGCACGCCCGCGACGCGGCCCGCCAGAAGGCCGTCGCCGCACGCTTCGGCGCCGACGCCGGCGTCCTCCTCGCCCCGCCCGACGAGCGCGCCGTGCGGGCGCAGGTCGCGTCGCTGCTCGACCTGCTGCACCAGCGCGCCGCGCGCGGACGCTGGCTCGACGCGAGCGGCCATCCCCTCGATACGTCGCGCCTGCCACGGGCCGATGCCGCGAGCCTGGTGCTGGCGCCGCACGTGCGGGTGGCGCTCGCGCGCACGCTGCTGCGCTGCATGCCCCTACCGCGTGCCCTGCGCGACGCCGGCGACGCGGACCGCACCGACGACGTGAACGCCTGCAGCGCCGTCGCCCCGCAGGAGGCCGTGCAGACGCTGGCCGACGGACCCGGGACGCTGCGGCTGGCGCGCACGCGCTCCGCGCTCGGCTGGATCGCGGCCGACGCGCCGCTGTCGCCGCCCGCTGGCGCCGGACGTCGCCGCGGGCGTGCGTTCCTGGGCGACCGCCGCGTCCGCGCCGCGATTTATGCTGCGGCTCCAGGCCCGCCGCGCGGCCGCATCGAGGTGCCGGCCGGAACGCTGCTGCCGCTCGCGCCGGGGCGCACCGACCGGGTGCTGATCGCGACCCGCGACGGCGTCGCGGAGGCACGGCGTCCCGCGGGTCTGCGTGCGGTGCCGCGCATCCCGACCCGGCGGGCCGTGCTCACGACGGCGTTCGCGGCGCTGGGGCAACCGTACGGCCTCGGCGGCGCCGGCGGCATCGATTGCTCGGCGCTGCTGCAGGACGCCTTCGCCGCCGCCGGCGTGGCGCTGCCGCGCCACAGCGCCGACCAGGCGCGCGCGGGCGTCCTAAGCGTCGATCTGCGCGGGCTCACGCCCGCGCAGCGTCAGGTGCGTCTCGACGCCGCCGACGCGCGCGGCCTCGTGCTCCTGCACCTCCCGGGACACGTCGCCCTGTATCTCGGACGCAACGCCGACGGCGTGCCGATGACGCTGCACGCGCTCGGCAGCTACCGCACGCCCTGTCCCGACGGCCGCGGCGAGACGCGCCAGGTGGTGCGCCGGGTGGTGGTCAGCCGGCTCGACCTGGGGGCGGGAACGCGCGAAGGATCGCTCCTCGAACGGCTCGACACGTTGGCCGTGTTCGGCCCCTCCACCGCTGCCCCTCCATGA